Genomic segment of Corynebacterium urealyticum DSM 7109:
TCCAGGGCCGCTCCTACTACGACGCCATCCTCGACACCTCCGCGATCCTCGGCGCCCTGCCGGAGCGCGTCGCCGATATCAGCGACCACGAGAACGACGGCCTCCCACAGTTCATCGACCGCCTCTTCGCCGCTGCCCGCGGCACCGCTGAGTTGCCGGCCTCCGCGATGACCAAGTGGTTCGACACCAACTACCACTACATCGTCCCGGAACTGTCCGCTGACCAGGAGTTCCGCCTCGAGGACGGCGCCTGGCTCGACGACATCCGCGACCAGGTCAACCGCCACGGCGACAAGGTCCGCCCGGTTCTGGTCGGACCGTTCACCTACCTGGCACTCGCCCGCTCCACCGACGGCTCGAACCCGCTGGAGCACCTGGAGTCCCTCTTCGAGACCTACGGCCGCCTGCTGCCACGCATCGCTGACCGCGGTGTCACCTGGCTGCAGCTCGACGAGCCTTCCCTAGTCACCGACGTCGACCCAGCCACCCTGTCCCGCGTCAAGGCTGGCTACAAGAAGCTCACCCAACTCGCCCACGACGCCGGCCTGAAGCTGCTGGTCCAGACCTACTACGGCGATGCCGACCAGGCCATCAAGACCCTCAGCGGCCTGGGCATCGACGCTTTCGGCGCCGACCTCGTCGCTGGTGGCAAGGAGCTGCCGAACTGGACCGGCGAAGAGCTGCTGGTCGCCGGTGTGGTCGACGGCCGCAACATCTGGCGCACTGACTTGGACGCCGCCCTGGAGACCCTGAAGGCGCTGGCTGAGCGCGGCCCGGTCGCCGTCTCCACCTCCGCGTCCCTGCTGCACGTGCCATACACCCTGTCCCGCGAGACCACCCTGAGCGACGAACTGCGCAGCTGGCTGGCATTCGGTGAGGAAAAGATCCGCGAGGTCGCCCTCCTCTCCCGCGTCCTGCGCGGCGAGGGCACCGAGGCCGACGAGAAGGCACTGGCCGAGGCCCGCGAGGCCGTGCAGTCCCGCGCGACCTCCAAGCTGACCCACAACGACGAGGTCCGCGAGCGCACCGCCAAGATCACCGAGGAGGACCGCCACCGCGGTGATATCGAGGAGCGTCGCAAGGCCCAGCAGGAGGAGCTGAACCTCCCGCCGCTGCCGACCACCACGATCGGTTCCTTCCCGCAGACCACCCAGATCCGCCAGGCGCGCGCGAAGCTGCGCAAGGGTGAGATCACCGAGGAGCAGTACACCCAGGCGATGCGCGACGAGATCGCGGACGTCATCGAGCGCCAGGAGAAGCTGGACCTGGACGTCCTCGTCCACGGTGAGCCGGAGCGCAACGACATGGTGCAGTACTTCTCCGAGCAGCTGGAGGGCTACCACTCCACCGAACACGCGTGGGTGCAGTCCTACGGTTCCCGTTGTGTCCGTCCGCCAATCCTGTTCGGTGACGTCCGTCGTCCGGAGCCGATGACCGTCTCCTGGTTCGAGGAGGCCCAGAAGCTCACCGACAAGCCGGTCAAGGGCATGCTCACCGGTCCGGTGACGATGCTCGCGTGGTCCTTCGTCCGCGACGACCAGCCGCTGGGCGAGACCGCTGACCAGGTTGCCCTGGCGCTGCGCGACGAGATCGACGACCTCGTCTCCGCTGGTGCGAAGGTTGTTCAGGTCGACGAGCCGGCCATCCGCGAGCTGCTGCCGCTGCGGGAGGCTGAGCAGCCGGCGTACCTGAAGTGGGCCGTGGGCTCCTTCCGCCTGGCGACCTCCGGCGTGGCTCCGAAGACTCAGATCCACACCCACATGTGCTACTCCGAGTTCAACGAGCTCATCGGCACGGTCGGTGACCTCGACG
This window contains:
- the metE gene encoding 5-methyltetrahydropteroyltriglutamate--homocysteine S-methyltransferase, translated to MTFHATTAGVPRIGPDRELKKALEAYWRDSATGRDLAGTATRLVNDYTDGLVNEGLDSAPFQGRSYYDAILDTSAILGALPERVADISDHENDGLPQFIDRLFAAARGTAELPASAMTKWFDTNYHYIVPELSADQEFRLEDGAWLDDIRDQVNRHGDKVRPVLVGPFTYLALARSTDGSNPLEHLESLFETYGRLLPRIADRGVTWLQLDEPSLVTDVDPATLSRVKAGYKKLTQLAHDAGLKLLVQTYYGDADQAIKTLSGLGIDAFGADLVAGGKELPNWTGEELLVAGVVDGRNIWRTDLDAALETLKALAERGPVAVSTSASLLHVPYTLSRETTLSDELRSWLAFGEEKIREVALLSRVLRGEGTEADEKALAEAREAVQSRATSKLTHNDEVRERTAKITEEDRHRGDIEERRKAQQEELNLPPLPTTTIGSFPQTTQIRQARAKLRKGEITEEQYTQAMRDEIADVIERQEKLDLDVLVHGEPERNDMVQYFSEQLEGYHSTEHAWVQSYGSRCVRPPILFGDVRRPEPMTVSWFEEAQKLTDKPVKGMLTGPVTMLAWSFVRDDQPLGETADQVALALRDEIDDLVSAGAKVVQVDEPAIRELLPLREAEQPAYLKWAVGSFRLATSGVAPKTQIHTHMCYSEFNELIGTVGDLDADVTSIEAARNGMQVLAALHEAGYDLGVGPGVWDIHSPRVPKQEEVDQLLADALANVAPELLWVNPDCGLKTRGWEETTASLEVLVDAAKKARATL